The Verrucomicrobiia bacterium sequence TCACAGTGATGATCTGGTTTTGACTCATGGCAAAGCTTCTTTCGTCAGCAACCGGCGCGGCCGGCTTGCACCGCCTCGATGCACTTGAAAAAGTTCAGCGCGCACGGCGCGCGCAGCCGGTAGAAAACCTGCAAGCCGCGCTTCTCGTCCTCCAAGAGGCCGGCGTTCTTGAGCTGGCTCAAATGCCGCGACACCGTCGGCATCTCGACGCCGATCATGTCGGTGAGTTCGCACACGCAGCGTTCGCCCCGCGACAATTCGTCCACGATGAACAGGCGGGTGGGATGCGCGAGGGCCTTGAGGATGCGGGCCTGCGCCTTGTATTTGGCATGAGCGGCGGCAGTCATAGTCACCGCTTAAATAATTAGCCAAATAGCGAATTAGGCTCGCCTGGTTTTGGCTTTTTCCAATCAAAAATTGCCATCGGCTTTTCGTCAATTAGCCTGGTTGCGATGCCCGCGTTGCGGGTGGGCATGGCAGCCATTCGGCACAGGAACCACAGAACTAGCCTGGATTTCCACGGAACAGAATTGACCTAACATTCCGGCAGATTCGGGCATGGCGTTTACGCTGCCAGGCGCGCGCCGCTTGAGTTTTCTCTTAATTAATGGGTCGTCA is a genomic window containing:
- a CDS encoding metalloregulator ArsR/SmtB family transcription factor produces the protein MTAAAHAKYKAQARILKALAHPTRLFIVDELSRGERCVCELTDMIGVEMPTVSRHLSQLKNAGLLEDEKRGLQVFYRLRAPCALNFFKCIEAVQAGRAGC